Proteins encoded together in one Oscillospiraceae bacterium window:
- a CDS encoding dihydroorotate dehydrogenase electron transfer subunit, translating to MNSKTLIQKRERISDSCYSFTLYAPDIAKKCEPGQIIHVDCGGDTFLRRPFGICEASRTEGTIRFCYEIRGKGTNLLSEMKEGEELDILGAFGNGFPAAKGRRILLVGGGIGIFPLLFCAESSPESCDTILAFRCCSKICLEEDFRKYCRNVYLCTDDGSAGYKGYAAQLLSELNIKKQYDVVYVCGPMKMMKTVAEVCIKANIECFVSLEERMGCGVGACLGCAFRTIMPDGSRGYKRVCVDGPVFNASEVDWSEI from the coding sequence ATGAACAGCAAGACCCTAATCCAAAAACGCGAAAGAATTTCCGACAGCTGCTATTCGTTTACATTATATGCGCCTGATATAGCAAAAAAATGCGAACCGGGCCAAATTATACATGTGGACTGCGGAGGCGATACCTTTTTAAGACGTCCGTTTGGTATATGTGAAGCTTCTCGCACGGAAGGAACGATCAGATTCTGTTATGAGATCAGAGGAAAAGGTACAAATCTTCTATCGGAAATGAAGGAAGGCGAAGAGCTTGATATCCTCGGCGCATTCGGAAACGGTTTTCCTGCTGCAAAGGGAAGACGCATCCTCCTTGTAGGTGGCGGAATCGGTATTTTTCCGCTGTTGTTTTGCGCAGAAAGTTCGCCTGAAAGCTGTGACACAATTCTTGCGTTCAGATGCTGTTCGAAAATATGCCTTGAAGAAGATTTTAGAAAATACTGTCGCAATGTATATTTATGCACTGATGACGGTTCGGCCGGATATAAAGGTTATGCCGCTCAGCTTCTGAGTGAGCTTAATATAAAAAAGCAGTATGACGTCGTATATGTATGCGGGCCGATGAAAATGATGAAGACTGTTGCGGAGGTCTGCATTAAAGCAAACATTGAATGCTTTGTCAGCCTTGAGGAAAGAATGGGCTGCGGAGTGGGCGCGTGTCTTGGCTGTGCATTTAGAACAATTATGCCCGATGGAAGCAGGGGCTACAAACGTGTATGTGTCGACGGACCGGTATTCAATGCGTCGGAGGTTGATTGGAGTGAAATCTGA
- a CDS encoding RNA polymerase sigma factor: protein MIPIILAIKDERDRLLVENIYDTYEKKIYMIAYSILKNKQDAEDAVNNTIIKIIDYIDNFVDISCEETKRLIVIYSRSVALNMYNSKKIRSKMSLPICDDENNDHEINDIEENLQDIIINEETISIVRNAIEKLDVKYRDVIILKYYNNMKDAQIADILSISETAVSTRLTRAKNLLKKEGGYVLYARLK from the coding sequence ATGATTCCCATTATATTAGCCATCAAGGATGAAAGAGATCGCTTATTAGTGGAAAATATATACGATACATACGAGAAAAAAATATATATGATTGCATACAGCATCTTAAAAAACAAACAGGATGCGGAAGATGCCGTAAATAATACCATAATAAAAATAATAGATTACATTGATAACTTTGTTGATATTTCGTGTGAGGAAACAAAGCGGTTGATTGTTATATACAGCAGAAGTGTCGCTCTAAATATGTACAATTCTAAAAAGATACGATCAAAAATGTCTCTACCAATATGCGATGATGAAAATAATGACCATGAGATAAATGACATTGAAGAAAATTTACAGGATATTATTATTAATGAAGAAACCATTTCAATTGTGCGAAATGCGATAGAGAAACTTGATGTAAAATATCGTGATGTAATAATACTAAAGTATTATAATAATATGAAAGATGCGCAAATTGCGGATATATTAAGCATTTCAGAAACCGCCGTCAGCACAAGATTAACACGTGCAAAGAATTTGCTAAAAAAAGAGGGAGGATATGTGCTGTATGCAAGACTTAAATAA
- a CDS encoding MarR family transcriptional regulator — MKTALSQNMRRYNYLMSETGAVYHAASVKLGISDSVLQILYAVCDSGDGCIPVDICRLTGLTKQTVNSSLRNLERDGIIGFIAVNAKSKKVVLTEKGVLLSESTVAKIIKAENDVFDSWSDEEVRQYLSLTERYLVALKEKVKAL, encoded by the coding sequence ATGAAAACTGCATTATCTCAAAACATGAGGCGTTATAATTATTTGATGAGCGAAACCGGCGCTGTGTATCATGCGGCATCGGTAAAACTCGGAATATCCGACAGCGTACTGCAAATTCTGTACGCGGTATGCGATTCCGGCGATGGCTGCATACCTGTGGACATATGCCGTCTGACGGGGTTGACAAAGCAAACGGTCAATTCATCGCTCCGCAATCTTGAGCGGGACGGTATTATCGGATTTATAGCGGTTAACGCAAAATCAAAGAAAGTAGTGCTAACCGAAAAAGGAGTCCTTCTTTCCGAAAGCACGGTGGCAAAGATTATAAAAGCGGAAAACGATGTGTTCGATTCGTGGAGCGATGAGGAAGTCAGACAGTATCTGTCGCTGACGGAACGCTACCTTG
- a CDS encoding DUF4367 domain-containing protein yields MQDLNNRKFELLIRAAVYDCHTDDVTMLEALDISSVKFDKAYLRRKKRILSEQKAINSYNHKKVVFNRIAITALIIISIIFGSIMSVSAVRESLWKTVTKWYDKYIDIYFNNYSYESSPPSEIEIVRKPMNISADWEENILSNDSTSVYIEYYKDNEFLFSYQQGLIQDGSVWINGENVKVTDIQIHGCEAKLSQNNDNPDDCQIIWNDGEYYYMISGYTLPIEQMIKIAESVK; encoded by the coding sequence ATGCAAGACTTAAATAACAGAAAATTTGAACTTTTAATTCGCGCCGCGGTTTACGACTGCCATACAGACGATGTCACCATGCTTGAAGCGCTTGACATATCCTCCGTTAAATTCGATAAGGCTTATTTACGTCGTAAAAAAAGGATTTTATCAGAACAAAAAGCGATAAATTCATATAATCATAAAAAAGTAGTATTTAACAGAATAGCCATTACTGCATTAATTATAATTTCTATTATTTTCGGTTCTATTATGAGTGTTTCAGCTGTCCGCGAATCATTATGGAAAACAGTAACAAAATGGTATGATAAATATATTGACATATATTTTAATAATTATAGCTATGAATCATCGCCACCGTCAGAGATAGAAATAGTACGAAAGCCAATGAATATATCCGCAGATTGGGAAGAAAACATATTATCTAATGATTCAACCAGTGTTTATATTGAATATTATAAAGACAATGAATTCCTTTTTTCATACCAACAAGGATTAATTCAAGACGGGTCAGTATGGATTAACGGTGAAAATGTAAAGGTAACTGATATACAAATACACGGATGTGAAGCAAAACTATCTCAAAACAACGATAATCCAGACGATTGTCAAATTATATGGAATGATGGCGAATATTATTATATGATCAGTGGATATACCTTACCTATCGAGCAAATGATAAAAATTGCGGAAAGTGTTAAATGA
- a CDS encoding serine hydrolase domain-containing protein, with the protein MFENTENIIYKAVGRFDVPCAVAAFGNRNGDFYKKAFGYRRVYPDNIKPTGITPPGIFPESIKCETDTLFDLASLSKLVSTTMIALKLIEEGTLCLTDSIGFFFPSAPDDKRNITIKQLMTHTSGIKAHFHLEKVIKKPVPDDRDIINSILNMPLVHAPGEIVEYTCMGYILLGKILELITGKTLDMLAYKYVFEPLGMNHTGYNPKKDTRLLGMNSAVTEYNESCNGYIEGIVHDENARYQGGVSANAGVFSTVDDLIKFAVMLSNRGKYSNKIYLNKRTFELAITDHTPQKGDSRGLGFELYDGGLFPTGDLFSPLSYGHNGFTGTSLYVDRETGFFMIFLTNRVHFTRESSALYRLRRAVANSAISEYLRGM; encoded by the coding sequence ATGTTCGAAAATACAGAAAATATTATATATAAAGCCGTCGGACGCTTTGATGTACCATGTGCCGTTGCTGCTTTCGGAAACAGAAACGGCGATTTTTATAAAAAGGCCTTTGGATACAGACGCGTATACCCGGATAACATTAAACCGACCGGTATTACACCTCCCGGAATTTTTCCGGAATCAATAAAATGCGAAACTGATACGCTATTTGACCTTGCCTCTCTTTCAAAGCTTGTTTCAACGACCATGATAGCGCTTAAGCTAATTGAAGAAGGCACACTATGCCTGACCGACTCGATCGGTTTCTTTTTTCCGTCTGCACCTGACGATAAAAGAAATATTACAATAAAACAGCTGATGACCCACACAAGCGGGATAAAAGCCCATTTTCATCTTGAGAAAGTAATTAAAAAGCCTGTCCCAGATGACCGTGATATAATTAATTCGATATTGAATATGCCTCTTGTTCATGCACCGGGCGAAATAGTTGAATATACCTGCATGGGGTATATTCTGCTTGGCAAGATACTTGAATTAATTACCGGAAAAACCCTTGATATGCTTGCGTATAAATACGTGTTTGAACCGCTTGGGATGAATCACACAGGGTATAACCCAAAGAAAGACACCCGGCTTTTGGGAATGAATTCGGCGGTGACTGAATACAATGAGAGCTGTAACGGTTATATCGAAGGCATAGTACATGACGAAAACGCAAGATATCAAGGCGGTGTTTCCGCAAATGCCGGTGTATTTTCAACAGTAGATGATCTTATTAAATTTGCAGTAATGCTTTCAAACAGAGGCAAATATTCAAATAAAATATATTTGAACAAAAGAACCTTTGAGCTTGCGATTACCGATCATACGCCGCAAAAAGGGGATTCGCGCGGGCTTGGCTTTGAGCTTTACGACGGTGGATTATTTCCTACCGGTGATCTTTTTTCTCCGCTGTCTTACGGCCATAACGGCTTTACCGGCACGTCGCTGTATGTTGACAGGGAAACAGGATTTTTTATGATATTTTTAACTAACCGAGTGCACTTTACGCGCGAATCCTCCGCTCTTTACAGACTCAGAAGAGCCGTGGCTAATTCCGCTATATCCGAATATCTGAGAGGAATGTGA
- a CDS encoding Wzz/FepE/Etk N-terminal domain-containing protein — protein MTQKINFTMIFKLLFKNIWIILLFAVLGAEFTYFTTEYNKIPIYTAKATMYVANANYSSTDGKWYFSTGEFYAAKELVNLYTQLVKSSKVCEEVAEKLDNKYSADYIRGSLSISSLSETSIMVIYSTTTNMQTSVDICNAVLDAAPEVFTSVVKFGYCEPVDNAYMPKYPVQSNPRSLRNTFVSGFMGVAVAIALILLIYMLDNRIKGTSDIKDNYQVAILGEIPNFSLKSDERYSNYGSSKEKGQRRGY, from the coding sequence ATGACTCAGAAAATTAATTTCACCATGATTTTCAAATTGCTTTTCAAAAACATTTGGATTATTCTGTTGTTTGCGGTATTGGGAGCGGAATTTACTTATTTTACTACCGAATATAATAAAATTCCCATTTATACCGCGAAGGCCACTATGTATGTTGCAAACGCCAATTATTCGTCTACTGACGGTAAATGGTATTTTTCTACCGGTGAGTTTTATGCCGCAAAAGAGCTTGTCAATCTATATACACAGCTGGTAAAAAGCTCAAAGGTTTGTGAAGAAGTAGCGGAAAAGCTTGATAATAAATATTCAGCGGATTATATCCGAGGTTCTCTTTCCATATCATCTTTAAGCGAAACCTCCATAATGGTCATTTATTCAACAACAACAAATATGCAGACCTCTGTCGATATTTGCAACGCTGTTTTGGATGCCGCTCCTGAAGTTTTTACCTCGGTGGTTAAATTCGGATATTGTGAGCCTGTAGATAATGCTTATATGCCGAAATATCCGGTACAGTCCAATCCGAGATCGCTTCGGAATACTTTTGTCAGTGGATTTATGGGTGTTGCTGTAGCAATCGCTTTAATATTATTAATATATATGTTAGACAACAGGATAAAAGGCACATCAGATATTAAGGATAATTATCAGGTCGCAATTCTCGGCGAAATTCCTAATTTTTCATTAAAATCCGACGAAAGGTATTCAAATTATGGCTCGTCAAAGGAAAAGGGACAGAGAAGAGGATATTAA
- a CDS encoding GNAT family N-acetyltransferase, which produces MKNTKVKLVPMEKNDRKQFVLDNQRAFKYGAIEEFGRRDEHFEEEGEIISRKTIEDSMDADYAEIYRIVADGKIVGGVIISINLNTNYNELVLFFVNPEVHSHGIGYAAWREIEKLHPETEVWETCTPYFETRNIHFYINKCGFHAVEFFNIHHPNSHMPDGDPDGNQEGDGDDMMFRFEKVMK; this is translated from the coding sequence ATGAAAAACACAAAAGTAAAACTCGTACCAATGGAAAAAAACGACCGTAAGCAATTTGTTTTGGATAATCAACGCGCATTCAAGTATGGTGCGATCGAGGAATTCGGCAGACGCGACGAACACTTTGAAGAAGAAGGCGAAATCATTTCCCGCAAGACAATTGAGGACTCAATGGACGCGGATTATGCGGAAATATACAGAATCGTAGCTGATGGAAAAATTGTTGGTGGCGTAATTATATCAATCAATCTCAATACGAATTATAACGAATTGGTCTTGTTCTTCGTCAATCCCGAAGTTCACAGTCACGGTATAGGTTATGCCGCATGGCGGGAAATTGAAAAGTTACACCCTGAAACCGAGGTGTGGGAAACCTGCACACCGTATTTTGAAACGCGGAACATCCATTTCTATATCAACAAGTGTGGCTTTCATGCAGTGGAATTTTTTAATATACATCATCCTAATTCTCATATGCCTGACGGTGATCCGGACGGCAATCAAGAAGGAGATGGGGACGATATGATGTTCCGATTTGAGAAAGTGATGAAATAA
- a CDS encoding ATP-binding protein, translating into MKRNAMQSLVDWKNKKHRKPMIIRGARQVGKTWLMKEFGRCEFEKTAYINFDKNERMKLLFEGGFDIPRILRGLSIESGVAIELHNTLIILDEVQEVPAALGSLKYFAEDNDSDYYILAAGSLLGIALHSGTSFPVGKVESFDMYPLTFTEFLGAVGENILLELLHECDFQMITAFKSKFVDLLKLYYYVGGMPEAVYVYAENGGLKEVRAIQCQLISDYEQDFSKHAPPAVVPRIQMVWDGIPSQLAKENKKFIYSVLREGSRAKDFELAIQWLLDCGLCHKVGRVTKSGIPLKAYRDLPSFKLYLVDVGLLGAMADIDEKTLLRGNAIFTEFKGSMTEQYVCQQLAAEVGAIPYYWSAENSTGEIDFLVQHSGHILPIEVKAEENLQAKSLKSFISANGLPTGIRTSMSDYRVEEKLINLPLYTFSELYSVYDSVVTD; encoded by the coding sequence ATGAAAAGAAACGCGATGCAGTCGCTTGTCGACTGGAAGAATAAAAAGCACCGTAAGCCGATGATCATCCGCGGTGCGCGTCAGGTCGGGAAGACATGGTTGATGAAAGAATTCGGAAGATGCGAATTCGAGAAAACCGCATATATCAACTTCGATAAAAACGAGCGCATGAAGCTGCTGTTTGAGGGCGGATTTGATATTCCGCGTATTCTACGCGGCCTTTCCATTGAAAGCGGCGTCGCTATTGAACTTCATAACACACTTATCATTCTTGACGAGGTGCAGGAGGTTCCCGCAGCGCTCGGTTCGCTTAAATACTTTGCGGAGGACAATGACTCCGACTATTATATCCTCGCTGCCGGTTCGCTTCTCGGTATTGCGCTCCATTCAGGAACATCGTTTCCGGTCGGGAAAGTTGAAAGTTTTGACATGTACCCGCTTACCTTTACAGAATTTCTCGGTGCCGTGGGGGAGAACATTCTCTTAGAACTTCTTCACGAGTGCGATTTTCAAATGATAACGGCGTTTAAAAGCAAGTTTGTCGACTTGCTTAAGCTGTATTATTATGTAGGTGGTATGCCTGAAGCGGTATATGTCTATGCCGAGAACGGAGGCCTGAAGGAAGTCCGCGCAATACAGTGCCAGCTTATTTCCGACTATGAACAGGATTTCTCCAAGCACGCACCGCCAGCTGTTGTTCCGCGTATTCAGATGGTGTGGGACGGTATTCCTTCACAGCTTGCTAAGGAAAACAAAAAATTTATCTACAGTGTACTGCGCGAGGGATCGCGGGCGAAAGACTTTGAGCTTGCTATTCAATGGCTTCTCGACTGCGGTCTGTGCCACAAGGTCGGTCGTGTCACTAAAAGCGGAATCCCGCTGAAGGCTTACCGTGATCTGCCATCCTTTAAACTCTATCTTGTGGATGTAGGACTTCTCGGTGCTATGGCTGACATTGACGAGAAAACGCTACTTCGAGGAAATGCTATTTTCACCGAGTTCAAAGGTTCAATGACCGAACAGTATGTCTGCCAGCAGCTTGCCGCCGAGGTCGGTGCGATTCCGTATTACTGGTCAGCGGAAAACTCGACGGGCGAGATAGATTTTCTTGTTCAGCACAGCGGTCATATTCTGCCGATCGAAGTAAAAGCCGAAGAAAACCTGCAAGCCAAAAGTCTGAAGAGTTTCATTTCGGCAAACGGTCTTCCAACCGGAATCAGAACCTCTATGTCAGATTACCGTGTTGAGGAAAAACTTATCAATTTACCACTTTATACTTTTTCCGAATTGTATTCTGTATACGATTCTGTCGTAACGGATTGA
- a CDS encoding helix-turn-helix transcriptional regulator — MAETMGHIIRRLRKEQNLTQEELAEQLNISAPAISKWENDTGMPDISQVVPIAKIFGVSTDVLFGTFGESDDDEAMKIIYKAQE; from the coding sequence ATGGCAGAAACAATGGGACATATAATCAGGCGCTTGCGCAAGGAACAAAACTTGACACAGGAAGAACTTGCTGAGCAACTCAACATCTCAGCTCCGGCAATTTCAAAGTGGGAAAACGATACAGGTATGCCAGATATTTCACAGGTTGTGCCGATTGCCAAAATTTTCGGAGTAAGTACCGATGTACTTTTCGGAACATTCGGCGAAAGCGACGATGACGAGGCAATGAAAATCATCTACAAAGCACAGGAGTAG
- a CDS encoding dihydroorotate dehydrogenase produces the protein MDMSVTIAGVKLKNPVVTASGTCGFGEEYLDYYKPEELGAIAVKGLTLLPREGNPPPRIAETPSGMLNSIGLQNPGVEMFVKKHLPRLKERGATVIANIAGSSADDYARMTEILSDTDVDFIEMNISCPNVKQGGVHFGTDPRIAEEVVKAARLKSKKPLIVKLSPNVADITEIARAAEAAGADCLSMINTLLGMRIDIETRRPILKNNVGGLSGACVKPIAVRMIWQVRRITSLPIIGMGGVCTASDAIELMIAGANAIAIGSAAFKKPDTPRAVIKGIADYMKLKSIRDISDISGSIITY, from the coding sequence ATGGATATGAGTGTGACCATTGCGGGAGTGAAGCTTAAGAATCCCGTTGTTACGGCGTCGGGAACATGCGGTTTTGGAGAAGAATATCTTGATTATTATAAACCGGAAGAACTGGGAGCTATCGCGGTAAAAGGGCTTACGTTGCTGCCGCGTGAAGGAAATCCTCCTCCGCGAATTGCGGAAACTCCGTCCGGAATGCTCAACAGCATAGGCTTGCAGAATCCGGGAGTGGAAATGTTTGTTAAAAAGCATCTCCCTCGTCTGAAGGAAAGGGGCGCGACCGTAATTGCGAATATTGCGGGTTCATCTGCGGATGATTACGCGCGTATGACGGAGATATTGTCTGATACAGATGTGGATTTTATCGAAATGAATATATCATGCCCTAATGTAAAACAAGGCGGAGTGCATTTCGGTACAGATCCGAGGATTGCCGAGGAGGTTGTCAAAGCGGCGCGTTTAAAATCGAAGAAACCTCTGATCGTAAAGCTGTCTCCGAACGTTGCGGATATAACCGAAATTGCACGCGCTGCGGAAGCGGCCGGAGCCGATTGCCTTTCAATGATAAATACGCTTCTTGGTATGCGGATAGATATTGAAACGCGCCGTCCGATACTAAAAAACAATGTCGGAGGGCTGTCGGGCGCTTGCGTAAAGCCTATCGCCGTAAGAATGATATGGCAGGTAAGAAGGATCACCTCTCTGCCGATTATCGGGATGGGCGGCGTATGTACGGCGTCTGATGCCATTGAGCTGATGATTGCTGGAGCCAACGCAATCGCAATCGGAAGCGCGGCTTTTAAAAAGCCTGACACACCCAGAGCAGTTATCAAGGGAATAGCGGACTATATGAAGTTAAAAAGCATTCGTGACATATCTGATATTTCAGGATCAATAATAACATATTAA
- a CDS encoding LCP family protein, with the protein MNTDNNNKENGNKNKREEEPKNNDLNIKLSDKTAPDKKRINAKWKKAAGIVLTVIAIMIVSALAVTVIALYIAYNKVYTEVPIQERTGDYIPPVLDTDKLHDISEIIGEGEIPPMSIDPVITDTPPVQTTSGNNDTEPNDDITPENNNTTGKNSDVSTGGSSGVSTGGSSGGSSDVEPVRVRYDKYVEPKGTKTTIYKVAQKDPNVLNIILLGRDARDPLHDRGRTDAMMIVSYNKKTKDIKVTSLLRDTLVPIEGWHWNRINAAYFFGGTGLCINTVNDVYDMDIQNYVTVTFDSVEGIIDLLGGIEIEITKKEAEWGGWGIFTSQIHEGKCLITGACARAYMQNRSIGKTDFARTNRQKIVLEALFHRFVTIKSISEFSDVINYILNMVQTNMKLDTILSLASSILSNGIKNFEYAYLPYEGNYKSQYYDTGKAKLMILMTDLDKSTRYLHNFIYNY; encoded by the coding sequence ATGAACACCGACAATAACAATAAAGAGAACGGTAATAAAAACAAGCGGGAAGAAGAGCCTAAAAACAATGATTTAAATATAAAGCTTTCCGATAAAACCGCTCCTGATAAAAAAAGAATCAATGCAAAATGGAAAAAAGCCGCAGGAATCGTGTTAACGGTAATTGCTATCATGATAGTTTCAGCGCTTGCGGTTACAGTTATTGCGCTGTATATCGCGTATAACAAAGTATATACTGAGGTTCCGATTCAGGAACGGACAGGAGATTACATTCCTCCTGTCCTTGATACCGACAAACTTCACGATATCAGCGAAATTATCGGCGAAGGTGAAATACCTCCGATGTCAATTGATCCGGTTATTACCGATACGCCACCTGTGCAGACAACATCAGGTAATAATGATACTGAACCAAATGATGATATAACGCCTGAAAATAATAACACTACTGGCAAAAATTCCGACGTTTCCACTGGCGGTTCATCCGGTGTTTCCACTGGCGGTTCATCCGGCGGATCTTCAGATGTAGAGCCAGTGCGGGTAAGATATGATAAATATGTCGAGCCAAAAGGTACAAAGACAACTATATATAAAGTTGCGCAAAAGGATCCCAATGTACTGAATATTATTTTATTGGGACGCGATGCCCGTGATCCGCTTCACGACAGAGGACGCACGGATGCGATGATGATTGTCAGTTATAATAAGAAAACAAAAGATATAAAAGTAACATCGCTTTTGCGCGACACGCTTGTCCCGATCGAAGGGTGGCATTGGAACAGAATAAATGCGGCATATTTCTTCGGCGGCACAGGCCTTTGCATTAATACCGTAAACGACGTCTACGATATGGATATACAGAATTATGTAACCGTAACCTTTGACAGCGTTGAAGGTATAATCGACCTTCTCGGCGGAATAGAAATAGAAATTACAAAGAAAGAAGCTGAATGGGGAGGTTGGGGAATATTTACTTCACAGATCCATGAAGGAAAATGTCTTATTACCGGCGCATGCGCGAGAGCGTATATGCAAAACCGTTCGATTGGCAAAACCGATTTTGCCCGCACCAACAGACAAAAGATTGTACTGGAAGCGCTATTTCATAGGTTTGTAACAATAAAAAGTATTTCCGAATTTTCCGATGTAATAAACTATATCCTGAACATGGTGCAGACAAATATGAAACTCGATACCATACTGTCCCTTGCGTCAAGCATACTTTCCAACGGGATAAAAAATTTCGAATATGCTTATCTTCCTTATGAAGGTAACTATAAATCTCAATATTACGACACCGGAAAAGCAAAGCTCATGATACTTATGACCGACCTCGATAAAAGCACTAGATATCTGCATAATTTTATTTATAATTACTGA
- a CDS encoding nucleotidyltransferase family protein, with protein sequence MTASFEKMLRLFALSACTGDADGYPDDFIPDINEIKTVLTLADEQTVGRNVRAALLLLSAAGRAPAVTENDRVVWKALIKTDIFAKLKHEDGQTAVLKALKAKGIQAVTLKGTAAARFYKVPEYRLSVDTDIYVVHEDEESALCVFRSLGFQVAPRTLFSNHSSCRSPEYGEYELHTSFYADIIRNNVLCRENESDAVREPFDEYEVYGAKRLSLGPTDAVCYMFAHFAGHFVNSGASIRQICDILLHIRYERRRIDFQRFLTSLDRWGFRSLYDVICSLGIHYLSFSLDELPGCSAVSADVFDMFIYDLEEGGWIGKKRENSGEALRYFGLARAGDRKAYLKELKKYQKSRIAAAIFPPKERIAAKFSFIKKSALLLPVGWVCWLFYGLALMKKGELSCSAPDSAREADEVIRRRIMLFESLMMIKERAEHDSEN encoded by the coding sequence TTGACAGCTTCATTTGAAAAAATGCTGAGACTGTTCGCGCTTTCCGCGTGTACCGGAGACGCGGATGGATATCCTGACGATTTTATACCGGATATCAATGAGATTAAAACAGTTCTTACGCTCGCGGACGAGCAAACTGTCGGCCGTAATGTACGCGCCGCTCTTCTTCTTCTTTCTGCGGCCGGACGTGCTCCGGCGGTTACGGAAAACGATCGCGTGGTATGGAAAGCACTTATAAAAACCGATATATTCGCTAAACTTAAACATGAAGATGGGCAAACCGCCGTTCTAAAAGCTCTGAAAGCAAAGGGAATTCAAGCCGTAACGCTAAAAGGCACGGCGGCCGCCAGGTTCTATAAGGTTCCGGAATACCGTTTGTCTGTCGATACCGATATATATGTCGTCCATGAAGACGAAGAAAGCGCGTTATGTGTATTTCGCTCCCTGGGCTTTCAAGTCGCTCCGCGAACACTGTTTTCAAACCATTCTTCCTGCCGCAGTCCGGAATACGGCGAATATGAGCTTCACACATCGTTTTACGCGGATATAATAAGAAATAATGTGCTTTGCCGTGAAAATGAGTCGGATGCTGTCAGAGAGCCTTTTGATGAATACGAGGTTTATGGCGCGAAACGCCTGTCACTCGGCCCCACCGACGCGGTATGCTATATGTTCGCGCATTTTGCCGGTCATTTTGTAAATTCAGGCGCTTCGATAAGACAGATATGTGATATATTGCTGCATATCAGATATGAGAGACGACGCATAGATTTCCAAAGATTTCTGACATCACTTGACAGATGGGGCTTTCGCAGCTTGTATGATGTAATATGCTCGTTGGGGATACATTATCTTAGCTTTTCTCTTGATGAGCTTCCTGGTTGCTCGGCGGTATCCGCCGATGTTTTTGATATGTTCATATATGACCTTGAAGAAGGCGGCTGGATAGGTAAAAAGCGTGAAAACAGCGGTGAAGCTTTAAGATATTTCGGTCTTGCACGGGCGGGAGACAGGAAAGCATATTTAAAGGAATTAAAAAAATATCAAAAAAGCAGAATTGCCGCCGCAATATTTCCGCCCAAAGAACGAATAGCGGCAAAATTTTCTTTCATTAAAAAAAGCGCTCTGCTGTTACCTGTCGGATGGGTCTGTTGGTTGTTTTATGGATTGGCTTTGATGAAAAAAGGCGAGCTGAGCTGTTCTGCTCCGGACAGCGCGAGAGAAGCAGACGAAGTAATCCGCAGACGCATTATGTTATTCGAATCGCTCATGATGATAAAAGAAAGGGCAGAACATGACTCAGAAAATTAA